From Bacteroidales bacterium, the proteins below share one genomic window:
- a CDS encoding HAD hydrolase-like protein, with protein sequence MAIKASILLFDLDGTLTDPKEGIINSIHYALKKKGIVEKHPEELLSFIGPPLHLSFKNRYHLNTEKAFEMLHIFREYFAEKGIFENTLYSGIFELLQELKRQKKTISLATAKPTHFAKQVLDHFQLSDYVDFIAGANTDGSRTDKKEIVAYAKEITGNKTDTEYLMIGDREYDIMGAHYNNVEACWVSYGYGDEAIVIQEKPEYVCESVSELANLLL encoded by the coding sequence GGACGGCACCTTGACTGATCCAAAAGAAGGAATTATAAACTCCATACACTACGCCCTAAAAAAGAAAGGAATCGTTGAAAAGCATCCCGAAGAGTTGCTCAGCTTTATCGGTCCGCCTCTGCACCTATCTTTTAAAAATCGATACCATCTTAACACAGAAAAAGCGTTTGAAATGCTGCATATATTTAGAGAATATTTTGCAGAAAAAGGCATTTTCGAGAACACACTCTATTCCGGTATTTTTGAATTATTACAAGAGCTTAAAAGACAAAAAAAGACAATTTCTCTTGCAACTGCGAAACCAACTCATTTTGCAAAACAAGTGTTGGATCATTTTCAACTTTCTGATTATGTAGATTTTATCGCCGGAGCAAATACTGATGGCAGCAGAACCGATAAAAAGGAAATTGTAGCCTACGCCAAGGAAATTACGGGAAACAAAACTGATACAGAATACCTAATGATTGGCGATAGAGAATATGACATTATGGGTGCTCATTATAATAATGTCGAAGCTTGTTGGGTTAGCTATGGATATGGCGACGAAGCCATTGTGATACAAGAAAAGCCAGAATATGTTTGCGAATCTGTTTCTGAATTAGCGAACCTTTTACTATAA